A single genomic interval of Musa acuminata AAA Group cultivar baxijiao chromosome BXJ3-4, Cavendish_Baxijiao_AAA, whole genome shotgun sequence harbors:
- the LOC135636023 gene encoding cation/H(+) antiporter 15-like, whose amino-acid sequence MSIINPSLFNASLGTSPQQVCFDTRAINSRGVFLGDDPLRFSVPLFLLDLSLMFFTASTTHCILGRLGQSRFVSDLLAGILLGPSVIGQNQAFQRTVFPERGIFLVDSLSLISLIFFIFIIGVKTDLSLLQRPGKRAVAIGAAGSVLPFALSICTFLVLRRAFPDDLSEGPLIFFVASRLSLSSFPVIAYVLDELRLLNSDLGRVVLSASLFSDVINWGVGSLTSAYTLITAVKTPGTAIGIVASLAGSLLFVLLVARPAMMWSVRRTPAGETLVEWHFLVLLMTALLMSLATQAFGFNVTLGPLMLGLAIPGGMPVGQTIMEKLEPLGGGLFLPMYTVLAGYRTRFEEVRSVKEWGVLEMVVVICYVGKLVGSVAMSRYFDMSANDAISVGLMLNIKGIVEISAFNTYAWGDGQIATAEHFSVLTVSMMVITGVTTPLIKLLYKPTMRYVARKRRTVEHARPRSLLRFMACVHKEEHVAPLLDLLEASYACRDSPIALTVLHLTELSGQSAAVIRPHKQSRRSTAPTASDRIINAFSYFEKQQAEPGSISVHPFVAIAPYSTLYNDVCSLALDRKVCFILLPFHKCCDGAQETVNHAFQTLNRNVLAFAPCSVAILVDRSLPAATCAHTNHLLHLVAVYFLGGPDDREALAFASRMANNRSITVTVIRLVPHVANDDKERKHDDAAVERLRESHARNQRVVYMEKVVEDGEGTAAVIREMSDQFDLLIVGRRKGVDSAPTRGLSEWSECPELGVIGDMLAAAEFTEKVSILVVQQQTRFGGKLGVGGDGTAKATAGGNVVDPKKPEGVRSGVAGHR is encoded by the exons ATGTCCATCATCAATCCCTCACTGTTCAACGCCTCGCTGGGGACATCTCCCCAGCAAGTGTGCTTCGACACCAGAGCGATCAACTCCAGAGGCGTCTTCCTCGGGGACGATCCCCTCCGCTTCTCCGTTCCCCTCTTCCTCCTCGACCTCTCCCTCATGTTCTTCACCGCAAGCACCACCCACTGCATCCTCGGGCGCCTTGGCCAGTCTCGATTCGTCTCTGACCTTCTT GCCGGCATCCTTCTGGGACCGTCGGTGATCGGGCAAAACCAGGCTTTCCAGCGAACAGTGTTCCCGGAACGCGGCATCTTCCTCGTCGACTCCCTTTCTCTCATCAGCctcatcttcttcatcttcatcATCGGCGTGAAGACGGACCTCAGCCTTCTTCAGAGGCCCGGGAAGCGCGCCGTTGCCATCGGCGCCGCTGGCTCCGTGCTTCCCTTCGCTCTCAGCATATGCACCTTCCTCGTCCTCAGGCGGGCCTTCCCCGATGACCTTAGCGAGGGTCCGCTCATTTTCTTCGTCGCCTCACGCCTTTCCCTCTCCTCCTTCCCCGTGATTGCATATGTCTTGGACGAGCTCCGACTTCTCAACTCCGACCTCGGCCGCGTCGTCCTGTCGGCCTCCCTCTTCAGCGACGTTATCAACTGGGGCGTGGGCAGCTTGACGTCAGCATACACATTGATAACCGCGGTGAAGACGCCGGGGACAGCAATAGGGATCGTGGCGTCGCTGGCGGGCAGCTTACTGTTCGTGCTGCTCGTGGCGAGGCCGGCGATGATGTGGTCGGTGCGGCGGACACCGGCGGGGGAGACGCTGGTGGAATGGCATTTCCTGGTGCTGCTGATGACCGCTCTGCTGATGTCGCTTGCGACGCAGGCGTTCGGTTTCAACGTGACGCTGGGCCCGCTCATGCTGGGGCTGGCGATACCAGGAGGGATGCCGGTGGGGCAGACGATAATGGAGAAGCTGGAGCCGCTGGGAGGGGGGCTGTTCTTGCCCATGTATACAGTGCTCGCCGGGTACCGGACGAGATTCGAGGAGGTGAGGAGCGTGAAGGAGTGGGGAGTGCTGGAGATGGTGGTGGTCATCTGCTACGTCGGGAAGCTGGTGGGCTCGGTGGCCATGTCACGCTACTTCGACATGTCGGCGAACGATGCCATCTCGGTGGGGCTCATGCTCAACATTAAGGGGATCGTCGAGATCTCTGCCTTCAACACGTACGCTTGGGGCGATGGTCAA ATAGCTACGGCGGAGCACTTCTCCGTGCTGACCGTGTCCATGATGGTGATCACGGGGGTCACCACGCCGTTGATCAAGCTGTTGTACAAACCGACGATGCGCTACGTGGCGCGGAAGCGCCGCACCGTCGAGCACGCAAGACCGCGTTCCCTGCTGCGCTTCATGGCCTGCGTCCACAAAGAGGAGCACGTCGCTCCCCTCCTCGACCTCCTCGAGGCCTCCTATGCTTGCCGCGACTCCCCCATCGCCCTCACCGTTCTCCACCTCACCGAGCTCAGTGGCCAGTCCGCCGCGGTGATTCGTCCCCACAAGCAGAGCCGCCGCTCCACCGCCCCCACCGCCTCCGACCGCATCATCAATGCCTTCAGCTACTTCGAGAAACAACAGGCTGAGCCGGGGTCCATCTCCGTCCACCCTTTTGTCGCTATCGCGCCGTACTCCACCCTGTACAACGACGTCTGCTCCCTCGCCCTCGACCGAAAGGTTTGCTTCATCCTCCTCCCCTTCCACAAGTGCTGCGACGGCGCCCAGGAGACCGTGAACCACGCTTTCCAGACCCTCAATCGCAACGTCCTTGCCTTTGCCCCCTGCTCCGTTGCCATCCTCGTCGATCGTAGCCTCCCTGCCGCCACCTGCGCCCACACCAACCACCTCCTCCACCTGGTCGCCGTCTACTTCCTCGGCGGCCCTGACGATCGCGAGGCCCTCGCCTTCGCTTCCCGAATGGCGAACAACCGCTCCATCACCGTCACCGTCATCCGATTGGTCCCCCACGTGGCAAACGATGACAAGGAGAGAAAGCACGATGATGCGGCGGTGGAGCGGCTCCGAGAATCGCACGCCCGTAACCAGAGGGTGGTGTACATGGAGAAGGTAGTGGAGGACGGAGAGGGGACGGCGGCGGTGATACGGGAGATGAGTGACCAATTTGACCTGCTGATAGTGGGGAGGAGGAAGGGGGTGGATTCGGCACCGACGAGGGGGCTGTCGGAGTGGAGCGAGTGCCCCGAGTTGGGGGTCATAGGAGACATGCTTGCAGCGGCGGAGTTCACGGAGAAGGTCTCCATATTGGTGGTGCAGCAGCAGACGCGGTTCGGTGGCAAGCTTGGCGTTGGTGGTGATGGGACGGCAAAAGCGACGGCAGGTGGGAATGTCGTGGATCCAAAGAAGCCCGAAGGGGTCAGAAGTGGAGTTGCGGGGCATAGATAG